TTCTAATATATAAGAATCTCTCCATTATTCACCTAAGTTCCACCAACTAATACCACCCTGATCGTCATAAAGCAAACAACAAAACAGCAACAGAAAGAGtacaaaaataaaactgatgaaaataaaaaaaagcgAAGGGTTTCTCACAACTTTCTCACGAGCCCCTGGTTCGACATGCAACCTACGACGCGAAAGCGAAACCGGATCTTCCGTCTTCTGATTATTATTTCAGTGCAAATGCGTCTTAGTTTgagaaaaatacaataaatcaaacaagattcataaaaataaataaataaataaaagaaaagaaataaataaataaatagaccTGGAAATGAGATCGTAAGTGAGCAGCTATTGAACTCTTGTGAAGCAAGAACGCCATAATCACAACACGAACTGATTCACACAGAACAAGAAGAACTCAAGTTTCGAATAATAGAACAAATTTTCTTCAATCACAGTCGCAGTCGGCTACCCAAGTAAATAATGGAGTTTTCAAAGAATGCccccttatttttaatatatttttaatgccAATTATTTATTCGTTTATGGTGAAAGCCAAGTGACAAAACAGactatacaatttttttttttttatataatttaagtatatagataatatattattatatgattggatgattttaaattaaagataaaataatattttatcatataataacatataatttatacatccaaattataaaaaaaaaaagagtatatATAGCATTACTTGAAAACCAAGTTGCATGTAATAGAACTATTTataggaaattaattatttttaaattagtttatataattttaagggcaaaggactattttccatctaaattttagttcaaattcaaaatcacatttataacagttgaaaaacttaaacttttacCTATAAcctaacttttattaattttttctagtaaaaataagagtaaaacagttattttactatttatattagaaatatataaattttgttatttttttctctaagttatagaaactaacaatttcactcttacttaaagttttcaaattttgaaaagtagcattttcacccctaaacctagggtttccatatttttcaactgCAACTGCCCCCAAGATTTTTTAAAACAGTAGTTTTACtcccactcttcaacttcagcttTCGATATCTCTTTTGGTGTCCTCTTTCTCTTGAGCTGACAATAAAGATGGTGCGACGACGAGATATCTTTTTATGATAGAGATTGCACTCTATGCATGCATGAGGTGTATAGcttatattttacaataaaacaacgtgtatctatttttgatacataattcgTATATACagatgatttatcattatatgattagataattttaaattaaaaataaaataacatctatttataaaataacacattatctgtatatacaaattatgtatcaaaaatagatacatatagcattgctctttattttattttgattttagtgTCTTATTGGCTTAGCTTGTTTTGTGTTCTTGATTTGTTGatgtttattatattgttgTCAGGTTAATATGTTGAGAGAGATGAACAAGCAGTATGGAACAATAAAGTTTGTCGACATAGCTTCAGATGAATACTCTTTTAAGGAAAATCAAGGCTAGAGTTACAAATAGCCTGATACTAAAAACTTAGTGGCATGATTAAGTATCAATTTTACAGGCATAAATgtaattggattttgtttttttgcttAGGTTATGGGAAGAATTTAAGCAATTCTTTTGGATGGAACTATAGTTACAGGTGTGTAAGAACGCCTTCGAGGTTGTTTTAAGTATTAGattgttttctttcttaataatagtaatatttcTCTTCAGATATATACCTTATATGTATCCGCAGAAACGTGttgatttaaaatttcttatatataatatgcaaTAAAAGCATGTCTGATATTTAATAAATCTCCACAATATCAAAAGTGCATTTGttattcaataaaacaaaatgcaGATGTTTGAAATCAAATCGTAACATTCATGCATAaagggattaaaaaaaaaaagtcaaagtaCATCAAAATGTCCAACATGTAGAAATTATGAATATGCCCCTACCCTCATACTTTATCATTAGTTGATCCACTAGCACTCCTACAATTGTCCTATTATTTCATAATCCTACTTGTAAAACCACGCATAAAAGAATACGTGAGTAAAACACAATCAATATGCAGGTGATCCCACAACACccaacacacacacatatatatgtatgagtgAGTGtgtcatttatttaatttccttaTAATATTAcgaatattttttcaatattccAAATGTTCATCTAGATCATATTAGTGCCTAGTGCCCTATCCTCAATGATAGTGTCATCCTGATGACTAGTGCCAAACGATATATGTCGATGTCCTAAATGTTTGGTAAAAGTATGTGACATCCCTGATGTCAATTATGGAATGTACCCCATACACATATCAACCAGACATCAGGCTAAGGATATCATATCATAAGAGCAGTGAGACCCTGAGCCTCTCTTACTATCACACATACATCTCATATGTTAAGATGCTTAGCGTCAGTGCATGCACCAACATCCCAGATGTTTAGACACCCTACGACGATGCATAATCATCCAAAGGTATCAATGTCACACAGGCTAGCGCTATTACTTTCACAACTATACTGCACATAGTTTGGTTGTtcaaactaatataatatattgtttcCAGTTTTTGACTTAAAACCGCTTCAACCGGGGCCATGTTGTCATCCATATAGTCGGGCACACCCACAATAGTTTATATCATCAACGGCTTTCGTTAAGATTTTATGTCTTATTCCTTTATAATCCTTTcttataggggtaaaatagttattttcataCTTTGTACGAACATTAGAACCTCATATACTCTTTATATACTTCATACGTCTTTATTCCTAAGTTTCTCAAAATGTATACGGCTGTGTATCCTTCACACACAGGAGTGCATTACTGAATCCACATGACATAAAACCTAAGCACACAAGTGTGCAACTTTGAGGTAGAGTACATGATCGTGTGTCCCACACCACAAAGGCGTGTGTCAATCCCCAAATCCACACTCCTATCACCTTAACCTAACATGGAGAGAATTTCTCCCAAATATTCACGTGTGTATcgcaaaattttcataattcgaaaattctttttttcacGTTTCTATTTCTAGTCTCCTATTCCCAAACCGATGATTCCAGAATTCACTACAACATCCCCATCCATAAgagaaattcatttattttgaattatcatCATGCCCATGGTCGTAATTCTTAACGTAATCTGTTATCTTCACACTCAAATGAACATGAATAAAATTCATTTACCTCACTTTCCGGATCTTGAAAGGAGTTGCAGAATGCCCAGTCATTTTCATACAATCTGGCAAATTTCACTAAAATTGCTGCCAAATAAGCAGGATTACTAGCAGGCTGTGCAAGAAAACTTGGAAAGTCAGAATTCTAGTGTAGACAGGCCAGGCAACAAAATAAGGGCACGGATTCTTGCTTCATGAGCAAAGTCACAAGCCTTTGATTTATTTGACAATTCATAGAGCAAACAGAAGCCGAAACAGTTAATGTTACGGCTCCATAAACCCCAAACTGTCTAGCTACAGAGCTATGAATCATATAAAATACGGTTTACATGTGAGTCTGAGTTTTGGTGCTAGAGTATAACCTCTGTTCTTGAGCCGACTGTTCTGAAAGACTCCAAGTAGGCTTCTATGGTTGGCGCTTTCTCGAAACCACCTTCATCGAACCTATCAGAGATGGGCTTGACTCCAACTGCAGTTGCACAGATTGACTTGACAGTGCAATGGGCGGTGGCTAGAGTGGCCTTTAGTCCCTTGGAGGCCAGGCGTTTTGCAAACAGAAGAAGAGGGTTTATGTGGCCTTCTGCAGGATGCCATTGCTTTTGGCTTCAGAGGTCGCTTTTGGCTCGAGAACCGCTGATTCTAAAGCTTAAAATGATCAAAGTCATCCAGAGGAATCGATGGAGAAGTTGAGTTTTCCATTTAGTTTGAGGATTACTACTATGATTAATGGAATTTTGCTGCATAATATATTACTCTATCTTGAAATTACAATATACATTAACTAATTCTATCTTTCCTAATGAGACAGATTTTGTTACTGAAAGCAAGAAATAAAACACTTGGCCTTTATTTACCAAAATGCAGTCGTACAAAATGATAACCAACATGACAGCTACTGCCAAAACATTGAAGCTCTCAAATGAACATTGGCGCTTCAAATGAAGCAACTGAAAGTTTACAGTGAGAAATCTAAGCCTAATAATAACTTTCTGTACATTTACATATCTACAATCTAATgctttattttcatcttcagAAAGCAGAACCAAATTTTATGAACCATGAGCTGAATCAACTACAACTGCACACAAAACTTAATTGGGCAGCTCTCAGTATAACACTTGCTACCAAAATGAAACCAAATTTCACATTCCATCAGTGTATCTAGGAAGAGAAGTTGTTCTTTTGGCCACAACTTTCCTTACAGAGAAAAATTTCAGCACACTAAATAACTTTGTCCATCTAATCTGAGCAGTTCTACCATTGGTAGAATGTCTTAAGAAGCCATCAACTGCACTTTGTAGATCAGCCTGTGTTTCCAAAGTGATACTCTGAGATTGAAGATCAGTATCAAAGAAACGCAGATGATCCTCGTCACAGAAAGAATGAGTGATGGACTCTGTATCACAGATCAGGGAGTTGCTGACTTGACCAGGATAACTCATCGTCTGGTCATATCTGAGCCCCATATTTTCAATACTGTGTAAACCATAATCATCCAAGCCAGTCACACTACCAACTGAATAAATGGATGACATAATGTCAGGAGAAGGGGCATTCAGTTGTGTGTAATCAAATCCGCCCATCTTCTGGGAAGCCAAAGTCTTGCTCCCATCAGAGATATCAGTCATGGGTGAGCTTGATGTGCAAACAGCATTAGTTACTTGCAGAGAGGAACCCATGAGGGAGGCTTCATCCTCAAAAGAGATTACTTCATCCCAATGTTTATATGCAGTAATTACCAAGCTTTGAGCTTCAACCTGATGTCAAAGTTGATCATTAGAAATCATTTATGAAAGAAACAATAAGAAATTTCACTGAATGAAAAAAGGAACTAATCTGATGTGGTCAGAGAAATGTGCCTTTTGGGTTTCAGACAGCTTATCAACGGGGGCATACTGGCATTCTGAAAGTAATCCCATCACTTGTCCCACGACATTGAAGACCACACCAGATTTCTGTTGAGAACCAGGCGGGCAATACAAGAACGTCCTCTTATCAAGTACACATGTCCGAGCATGGTCCACAGTGACTTCCCACATCTTCGCTGACATACCTGTTCCAAGAATCTGTGTAAAACCAacagataaataatattattactagTGCGAAGTTAATACAGCCCATGACATTTAAAGCATTAGGTAATTAAGTTGTACATAGAAAGGTAACTGTATGTGGCATACACAAGACAATTTTTATTGGATGTCACATTTAGTCCACCACTCTTGATTCCACTTGCAATGCACATGACATCCTTGGCATGGTTAATAAGAATGTAAATATAGATGTTGCCATGAGGGAATTCATACACACCGGACAACatctaatttatcaaattttccaAAGATATCTAGGCTTTGGTTTACGAAGAGGGCAGGCACCTAGTTATCCTTGTGCCTATAAACAAACCAGGTCCTCTTAGGCTTCTTGCACTTCAGAAGCAAAGCCCACCAGACCACATGACCATTGGccgaaaatattaaaaaagattattgaaaCATGAATATCTAAATACATGTGCAAACTATAAGTAGTAGAGTATAATCAAGGTAAATTGGAGGATCTATAGCAATAAAATCTTACATGTCGAAGCCTTGGAGGGTCTAATATGAGCAAGGTCAAGAAATCCTTGACAGTCAATATACTTTCTCGAGTCAAACGCTTGTGGAAAGCTCCATCTTTTCCAATCTTTTCTAATCTCCAAACTTCATCAAACAGGTTAGGAGGGTGGTGCTTCTTGTACACTGCAACTCAAAGCAAAAAAAGTAAGCAGGAATTTCTTTTATCTCTTTGTTTCAGTACCTTATCTGAACTTAATAGATATCATATGCTTCATTCcatgttaacaataaaacatTTTCGATTCCACAGACGATCAACTCAAGgccattaaaaaaattcatttaccAATTTTCAGAATTTCGATTTGATTAGTATATAACTACATGTAcgcatatatataaaat
This sequence is a window from Mangifera indica cultivar Alphonso chromosome 20, CATAS_Mindica_2.1, whole genome shotgun sequence. Protein-coding genes within it:
- the LOC123204532 gene encoding calmodulin-binding protein 60 A-like isoform X2 — encoded protein: MKIRSVQRLLEPVLEPLIRRVVKEEVESALKKHLVTVKWSNGKEIHALESRSFQLKFVNNLSLPVFTGARIEGDDSAIKIALVDTLTGQIVSSGPESSAKVEIVVLEGDFDGDEAENWTVEEFKNNIVREREGKKPLLTGDAFFTLKDGIGVVGEISFSDNSSWTRSRRFRLGARVVDNSDGTRIREAKTESFIVRDHRGELYKKHHPPNLFDEVWRLEKIGKDGAFHKRLTRESILTVKDFLTLLILDPPRLRHILGTGMSAKMWEVTVDHARTCVLDKRTFLYCPPGSQQKSGVVFNVVGQVMGLLSECQYAPVDKLSETQKVEAQSLVITAYKHWDEVISFEDEASLMGSSLQVTNAVCTSSSPMTDISDGSKTLASQKMGGFDYTQLNAPSPDIMSSIYSVGSVTGLDDYGLHSIENMGLRYDQTMSYPGQVSNSLICDTESITHSFCDEDHLRFFDTDLQSQSITLETQADLQSAVDGFLRHSTNGRTAQIRWTKLFSVLKFFSVRKVVAKRTTSLPRYTDGM
- the LOC123204532 gene encoding calmodulin-binding protein 60 A-like isoform X1 translates to MSQKRQQDDCKAKAEGNSPEDKRRKVLTFKKVVQEVMKIRSVQRLLEPVLEPLIRRVVKEEVESALKKHLVTVKWSNGKEIHALESRSFQLKFVNNLSLPVFTGARIEGDDSAIKIALVDTLTGQIVSSGPESSAKVEIVVLEGDFDGDEAENWTVEEFKNNIVREREGKKPLLTGDAFFTLKDGIGVVGEISFSDNSSWTRSRRFRLGARVVDNSDGTRIREAKTESFIVRDHRGELYKKHHPPNLFDEVWRLEKIGKDGAFHKRLTRESILTVKDFLTLLILDPPRLRHILGTGMSAKMWEVTVDHARTCVLDKRTFLYCPPGSQQKSGVVFNVVGQVMGLLSECQYAPVDKLSETQKVEAQSLVITAYKHWDEVISFEDEASLMGSSLQVTNAVCTSSSPMTDISDGSKTLASQKMGGFDYTQLNAPSPDIMSSIYSVGSVTGLDDYGLHSIENMGLRYDQTMSYPGQVSNSLICDTESITHSFCDEDHLRFFDTDLQSQSITLETQADLQSAVDGFLRHSTNGRTAQIRWTKLFSVLKFFSVRKVVAKRTTSLPRYTDGM